The Shewanella japonica genome has a window encoding:
- a CDS encoding cadherin-like domain-containing protein gives MAKHTFPIAPLAIAVVSALLTACGGGSSDSNSAPVFDTTSLAVTVQEDTSFDGNLIATDENSDQITFSITQTPENGSLSLSADGSYSYTPAVDFFGTDTAIVQASDGTVATSANLVFTVTNVNDIPVIVSSSIAVNANGVTEGQIVATDADDDDLSYSIEAAPESGTLTLDAITGSFTYTADPLSFAKSFTVGVTDGHSDMLTAVIELKPSYETNQQKQDYYYASELSHLKQSQALIDSLEQDNLADPAYLALARGYANAGFTDESSRIVNEDIINQDNKARALKDIASDYNDNGLFDQGDTLRDEALKVYNIYVADKGFSSFNTSDGGFYLSLLGDYQDSGNELGAENVLATLELIKEALKSDEYTTSYGYLLTSNRNYVEALQAQYLADKTEANRLKFVASVDHFVEYIEDIGYEYLPSSKTNAGSPDYYRRAFYYGWALEYYVRAGEELKSKELIARIISLHGEVTYDEEYNRPANEYAEYTKENGVAYALQLAAGPLELFYPNITPNPALAIVAGSEFLDRYESTVQEEIDDYHGLSIILEGGSVETATDYLIALSPDAYRTQFRAVAEQTITSPGLTTHLINYGMYDEAKQAIEVAKGILTSEEMINERLTSPAYIVGDWGCGKLIELLQRMDAQDDAKALFPTCHQLLTDNYPINAEGLTTSNLLDARQKLMSIAGKVDESEVAAATTIEALSLIDIVSDFEDRIEWRYEFSQSAALNGLLMSAAEQTTTLVNEYIAGYEAFVAAEDGDEEAGLDLGIDILEQLASPDDFNTSTDAYSVVTQMRYHAASDEYATSLASVQADIAKLISFIDTKVQTQTATIQANIYEDSVALLAGARNYDLAKEIIARDANAEAAQLELTSVLAEEIALQEDFPATVAANVDTDQDGKPNFFISTATEEQITASGLTADDDTDGDGILDSEDVNPLLPDNAQ, from the coding sequence ATGGCGAAGCATACATTCCCGATCGCACCTTTAGCTATTGCTGTAGTTTCCGCATTACTAACAGCATGTGGTGGAGGCTCTTCAGACTCAAACTCTGCACCAGTATTTGACACAACTTCACTGGCTGTAACTGTGCAAGAAGACACTAGTTTTGATGGTAATTTAATCGCCACTGATGAAAATAGCGATCAAATCACCTTTTCTATTACTCAGACACCTGAAAATGGGTCACTTTCATTGAGTGCTGATGGAAGCTACAGTTATACGCCAGCAGTTGATTTTTTTGGTACAGACACCGCAATAGTACAAGCAAGTGATGGAACGGTTGCCACCTCAGCAAATCTGGTATTCACTGTCACCAATGTGAATGACATCCCCGTAATTGTAAGTAGCAGCATCGCTGTGAATGCAAATGGTGTGACTGAAGGACAAATTGTGGCGACGGATGCTGACGATGACGATCTAAGCTACAGCATTGAAGCTGCCCCAGAATCAGGAACATTAACACTTGATGCAATAACGGGCTCATTCACTTACACCGCAGACCCATTATCATTTGCCAAATCTTTTACAGTAGGTGTCACCGATGGGCATTCTGACATGCTCACAGCCGTTATTGAGCTTAAGCCTAGCTACGAAACTAATCAGCAAAAGCAAGACTATTACTACGCTTCCGAATTATCACATCTTAAGCAGTCTCAGGCATTAATTGATAGCCTTGAACAAGACAATCTAGCTGACCCAGCCTACCTTGCGTTAGCCCGCGGTTATGCCAATGCAGGCTTTACTGACGAAAGTAGCCGTATTGTCAATGAAGATATTATTAATCAAGACAACAAAGCCAGAGCATTAAAAGATATTGCATCTGACTATAATGACAATGGTTTATTTGACCAAGGTGACACACTTCGTGATGAGGCATTAAAAGTCTACAATATCTACGTCGCAGACAAAGGCTTTAGTAGCTTCAATACCTCAGATGGTGGATTTTACCTTTCTCTATTAGGCGATTATCAAGACAGCGGCAATGAACTAGGCGCCGAAAATGTATTAGCAACGCTTGAGCTGATTAAAGAAGCACTAAAATCTGATGAATATACGACAAGTTATGGCTATTTACTGACTAGCAACCGTAATTATGTCGAGGCATTGCAAGCACAATACTTGGCGGATAAAACAGAGGCGAATCGACTTAAATTTGTTGCTTCCGTTGATCATTTTGTCGAGTACATTGAAGATATCGGTTATGAGTATTTACCCTCTTCAAAAACCAATGCCGGAAGCCCTGATTATTATAGACGAGCATTTTATTACGGCTGGGCGCTTGAATACTATGTTCGTGCAGGCGAAGAGCTTAAAAGTAAGGAGCTCATCGCGCGGATAATTTCTCTACACGGTGAGGTAACTTACGATGAAGAATATAATCGTCCAGCGAATGAGTATGCGGAATATACCAAAGAGAACGGCGTCGCTTATGCATTACAACTCGCGGCCGGTCCGCTAGAACTGTTTTACCCTAACATAACACCGAACCCAGCTTTAGCGATTGTAGCAGGTTCCGAATTCTTAGATCGGTATGAATCAACGGTTCAGGAAGAGATTGACGATTATCATGGGTTATCAATCATACTTGAGGGTGGCAGTGTTGAAACCGCAACAGACTATTTAATTGCTCTATCACCAGATGCTTACCGAACACAGTTCAGAGCCGTTGCAGAGCAAACAATTACCAGCCCAGGATTAACCACACACCTTATTAATTATGGTATGTATGATGAAGCCAAACAGGCTATTGAAGTTGCCAAAGGCATTCTTACCAGTGAAGAAATGATTAATGAAAGGCTGACGTCTCCAGCCTACATTGTTGGCGACTGGGGCTGTGGTAAATTGATCGAATTACTCCAACGGATGGATGCTCAAGATGATGCCAAAGCATTATTCCCAACCTGCCATCAACTATTAACTGATAACTACCCGATCAACGCAGAAGGCCTTACAACCTCTAACCTGTTAGATGCACGACAGAAGTTGATGAGCATTGCTGGTAAAGTCGATGAGTCAGAAGTCGCAGCAGCCACGACCATTGAAGCACTATCGTTGATCGACATAGTCAGTGATTTTGAAGACCGTATTGAATGGCGTTACGAATTTTCCCAAAGCGCTGCACTTAACGGCTTGTTAATGAGTGCTGCTGAGCAAACAACAACATTAGTAAACGAATATATAGCCGGATATGAGGCATTTGTTGCTGCAGAAGATGGCGATGAAGAAGCAGGATTAGACTTAGGTATTGATATACTTGAGCAACTTGCTAGCCCTGATGATTTTAATACCTCTACTGATGCGTACTCTGTGGTAACACAAATGCGTTATCACGCAGCATCGGATGAATATGCGACAAGTTTAGCCAGCGTACAAGCTGATATTGCAAAGCTAATTAGTTTCATTGATACCAAGGTGCAAACACAAACCGCAACCATTCAAGCTAATATTTACGAGGATTCGGTCGCCCTACTTGCTGGAGCGCGTAACTACGATTTAGCAAAAGAGATCATTGCTCGAGATGCCAATGCAGAAGCTGCTCAATTAGAGCTTACCTCTGTATTAGCTGAAGAAATCGCCCTACAAGAAGATTTCCCTGCAACTGTTGCTGCTAACGTCGATACAGATCAAGACGGTAAGCCTAACTTCTTCATCAGCACAGCAACTGAAGAACAAATCACCGCTTCTGGCTTGACCGCTGATGATGATACTGACGGTGACGGTATTCTTGACAGCGAAGATGTTAATCCACTATTGCCTGATAACGCGCAGTAA
- a CDS encoding TonB-dependent receptor plug domain-containing protein gives MKLTLNPVYVSMMLALNLTVTFSAFAEEVDSFEQQQQTILASTKKTAELWQSCAQHLRFPEAKLLSDEQAKLMKGCLNNDGTPVEVIEVTGRYFGPEVLEAQGRIFLSQDFIENAPIGNGDITELLKGLPGIQTSEADNSLSSLTDIRSREVSISGGKAYQNGFFIDGMNVNSRIDPGSSSLATSSQNSVAGHTNEFFLNKDLVESITVYDSNIPVEYGEFVGGVVESQSKDAWDLPAVRLGYRGTSSDWVEFHDIYGDNADPSESTFDKPVYDKHQYKLQLAKKLEDGRGIGLNVNHTTSTQSIESLGVLEDTESTNSNVMLKYDSELDWFDHLSVSALYAPFENHDILTDTLNSEYTTKGGGYALNAVGYRNLGWADWKITANSRYSENSRTAPQDYFSWANVPGKDWADPWATVSKEGAYGDLDTQQITYSLNNKFDFDANFWDLDHQFSMGLQLESQQILRDREQQAVTYSNARINSQVDCNGNNYDCIEQSNNTSIEELEAILGEPFDPTNPEHLALYEKSVGTTGQFFQRRVIYQEEHIDVTVRKASMYIQDVIEWDNLKLNLGLRYDTEDFFGNHNIAPRISGGYDLFGDNQTLITFGASRYYDANLTTYAIREQQLPYITQYRDSYNNVVGDWIDDSEQDLTRYRYDGVKTPYSDELTLGWKQEVLGGFLSLRGVWRQNKDEIGQGDSVREGGYTYLYQVNKGESEQKRISLSWNGQWRNHSFWANTSWSETYTSQESYDDNIDDTPAEDIVAYETTIINEDGTEETIYTAVSLDDLDRLASNYARPWIVNMGWTAKWTDDLQTTLTATYTQGYTSVSATSEVHEFEDIIETTPSGELLPLEATIYREFEYDDAILFNASLRYRLPDFNKHGLALSFDISNLLDSRTYSVLPGESGVEVGRSFWLGINYTYD, from the coding sequence ATGAAGTTAACACTTAATCCTGTATACGTCAGCATGATGCTGGCGTTAAACCTAACGGTAACCTTTTCCGCTTTTGCGGAAGAGGTTGACTCTTTTGAACAGCAACAACAAACAATCCTGGCAAGCACTAAAAAGACTGCTGAATTATGGCAGAGCTGTGCTCAGCACTTACGTTTTCCCGAAGCGAAGTTACTGAGCGACGAGCAAGCTAAATTAATGAAAGGCTGCCTTAACAATGACGGAACACCTGTTGAGGTGATAGAAGTCACAGGTCGTTACTTTGGCCCAGAAGTACTTGAAGCCCAAGGTAGAATATTCCTATCTCAGGATTTCATTGAAAATGCCCCTATTGGCAATGGTGACATTACTGAGCTATTAAAAGGTCTTCCGGGTATTCAAACCAGTGAAGCTGACAATAGCTTATCGAGTCTAACGGACATTCGTTCGCGTGAGGTATCTATTTCTGGCGGTAAAGCCTACCAAAATGGATTTTTTATAGACGGAATGAACGTCAATAGCCGTATCGACCCTGGTAGCTCTTCATTAGCCACAAGTAGCCAAAACTCAGTAGCGGGTCATACAAACGAGTTCTTCTTAAACAAAGACTTAGTAGAAAGCATTACCGTCTATGACTCTAATATTCCCGTCGAATATGGCGAGTTTGTGGGTGGTGTTGTGGAATCTCAAAGTAAAGATGCCTGGGATTTACCCGCGGTAAGACTGGGGTACCGAGGCACTAGTTCTGATTGGGTGGAGTTCCATGATATCTATGGCGACAATGCCGATCCTTCTGAATCTACTTTTGACAAGCCGGTATATGACAAACACCAATACAAACTTCAACTTGCTAAGAAGCTGGAAGATGGCCGAGGTATTGGTCTAAATGTTAATCACACCACATCGACACAGAGTATCGAGTCCCTTGGCGTATTAGAAGATACCGAAAGTACAAACTCGAACGTGATGTTGAAGTACGACTCTGAACTAGATTGGTTTGATCACCTTAGTGTATCAGCGCTTTATGCCCCTTTTGAAAATCACGATATTCTCACTGACACCTTAAATAGTGAGTACACAACCAAAGGGGGTGGCTATGCACTAAACGCGGTGGGTTATCGAAACCTTGGTTGGGCCGACTGGAAAATTACTGCTAACAGTCGTTACAGTGAAAATAGCCGCACAGCACCTCAAGATTACTTCTCTTGGGCGAATGTTCCAGGAAAAGATTGGGCTGATCCTTGGGCGACCGTATCTAAAGAAGGTGCTTATGGTGATCTCGATACCCAACAAATCACCTATTCGTTAAATAACAAGTTTGATTTTGACGCCAATTTTTGGGACTTAGACCATCAATTTAGTATGGGTCTACAATTAGAAAGTCAGCAAATATTGCGTGATCGAGAGCAGCAAGCTGTGACCTATTCTAACGCTAGAATAAACAGCCAAGTTGACTGTAATGGCAACAATTACGATTGTATTGAACAGTCAAATAACACCTCTATTGAAGAGCTGGAAGCCATATTAGGTGAGCCATTTGATCCAACCAACCCTGAACACCTCGCGCTTTATGAAAAGTCAGTCGGTACAACGGGACAGTTTTTTCAACGGCGAGTTATTTATCAAGAGGAACATATTGATGTCACTGTGCGTAAAGCATCAATGTACATTCAAGATGTGATCGAGTGGGACAACCTAAAACTAAATTTAGGTTTGCGTTATGACACTGAAGATTTCTTTGGTAATCATAATATCGCGCCACGTATTTCCGGTGGTTATGACCTTTTTGGCGACAACCAAACCTTAATCACTTTTGGTGCTAGCCGCTATTACGATGCGAATTTAACAACCTATGCAATTCGCGAGCAGCAGTTACCTTATATCACCCAATACCGTGACTCATACAATAATGTTGTCGGTGATTGGATTGATGACAGCGAGCAAGACTTAACGCGGTATCGATACGACGGCGTAAAAACCCCCTATTCTGATGAATTAACCTTGGGCTGGAAACAAGAAGTGCTTGGTGGTTTCTTGTCCTTGCGTGGCGTTTGGCGCCAAAACAAGGATGAAATTGGTCAGGGTGACTCTGTTAGAGAAGGAGGCTATACCTATCTTTATCAAGTTAACAAAGGTGAGAGCGAGCAAAAGCGTATTTCCCTGTCTTGGAATGGCCAATGGCGCAATCATAGTTTCTGGGCGAATACTTCTTGGTCTGAAACTTATACGAGTCAGGAAAGCTATGATGACAATATCGACGATACACCAGCTGAAGATATTGTTGCTTATGAAACCACTATCATTAATGAAGATGGCACAGAAGAAACAATTTATACCGCTGTTTCTCTAGACGACCTTGACCGACTTGCATCAAATTATGCACGCCCTTGGATAGTTAATATGGGCTGGACCGCCAAGTGGACTGATGATTTACAAACGACGTTAACCGCAACATACACCCAAGGCTACACGTCTGTATCAGCAACTTCAGAAGTACATGAATTTGAAGATATTATTGAGACAACCCCTTCAGGTGAATTGTTACCCCTCGAAGCGACTATTTATAGGGAGTTTGAATACGATGATGCCATTTTATTTAATGCATCATTACGCTACCGATTACCTGATTTCAATAAGCACGGCCTAGCCTTGAGCTTTGATATAAGTAACTTATTAGACAGCAGAACATATTCGGTATTACCAGGTGAGTCTGGGGTTGAGGTTGGCCGGAGTTTCTGGCTAGGCATAAATTATACCTATGACTAA
- a CDS encoding M16 family metallopeptidase, protein MNEYRKMLTSCARLIACIVVFISVTCSAQYQWDPALTTGKLDNGLQYVIYNSDKKTDPFNIRLIVNAGSVDEKQRAGVAHMLEHMVFHKTQNHPEGIHNYLEKLGWKTGLQVNAMTRQTETQYMIRTRPNDALDMQGSLALMSQLAGHATLDAADWQRERGVIVEEWRQGNGLADEVNQLKKAVVRNNSRYVDRPTIGTYESIKQADISELRDFYNTFYVASNMKLVISGYLDVAKTEHAIQHSFGLLPSKPQPKRDYVALPLSPKLYIDKVQHPKGSTSMVVYGLRMPMPDRTTEQGQYTYLQNYFLRKMMRNQIRRNKSLVDSDDIESLSLTVKEPTNNRLIVAIASRTHNHELGLKVVATELARLYRDGLDKQEFIQIRDKAKEINSRNIKAAKHRDFAAWEDKITEAFVQGSLLESPVARSERTHQWLNKMTFEELNARMREMLDTEDNFLYFQAGGDQQITLPTTAEVRQLQADIQANINTLEKSVLLADVKPKAAQAINTASVSEVTTPNLPKVTSKPGSWSPLESEQWQYQQQTLTLRKYQLSNGDQLLWLNKPTSDNKLYIKALTQVGFQNNAIPAWLAQTSIQLWQQSGLAQWSETEWQQWQVDNPHWQWEFKANELDLAAVIAPDQLATLMQLYHLRMSTGIDKGAWESVKNDVVEQANRIQPKSQFVNQQRFGESTFDDINQVDVDALNQAKIEEHAKTILSQPVTFYIIGELSQTDLEQQMSHSLANISRKASLDNSSSMQLPANRVEYIQSHDQQKAEISQYGYLPMQWTPENAFLVSTLTPIAKKMLKKKLRQELGGIYSIKFEMRLDPQQNRVETEVHYTCAPERADELLTATNEVLNNLSSAIAEQDLQRIVEDIYFAEKSRNNNANTWLRRLILSDKRYKNASYIKRSGQLHDQVTLEGLEVLAKQIFPLPHRLTFIDMPGGKKL, encoded by the coding sequence ATGAATGAATACAGAAAAATGCTGACGAGCTGTGCTCGTCTTATCGCTTGTATTGTTGTCTTCATAAGCGTTACTTGTTCAGCCCAATACCAATGGGATCCCGCTTTGACTACGGGCAAGTTAGACAATGGACTCCAGTACGTTATCTACAACAGTGATAAAAAAACTGATCCTTTTAATATACGCTTGATTGTTAACGCAGGCTCCGTAGACGAAAAACAACGCGCAGGTGTTGCGCATATGCTTGAGCATATGGTCTTTCATAAAACTCAGAACCACCCAGAAGGGATCCACAACTATCTCGAAAAACTGGGGTGGAAAACAGGTTTGCAAGTTAACGCAATGACTCGTCAAACTGAAACTCAATACATGATTCGAACTCGGCCAAATGATGCATTAGATATGCAAGGATCACTTGCATTAATGTCACAACTTGCAGGCCACGCCACCTTAGATGCAGCTGATTGGCAGCGAGAACGAGGAGTAATTGTTGAAGAGTGGCGTCAGGGAAATGGGCTAGCTGATGAAGTTAACCAGCTAAAAAAAGCGGTTGTAAGAAATAACTCCCGTTATGTTGATCGCCCTACTATTGGTACTTATGAATCAATTAAACAAGCCGATATCAGTGAGCTAAGAGATTTCTACAACACATTTTATGTCGCGAGTAATATGAAATTAGTCATCTCTGGTTATCTCGATGTCGCAAAAACTGAGCACGCTATTCAGCATTCGTTTGGCCTTTTACCATCAAAACCACAGCCTAAACGCGACTATGTGGCTTTGCCTTTATCGCCTAAGCTATATATAGATAAAGTGCAGCATCCTAAAGGTAGCACTTCCATGGTGGTTTATGGATTGCGTATGCCAATGCCTGACCGTACAACAGAGCAAGGTCAGTACACGTATTTACAAAATTACTTCTTACGTAAAATGATGAGAAATCAAATACGACGAAATAAATCATTAGTTGATTCTGATGATATTGAAAGCCTTAGCCTTACTGTCAAAGAGCCAACAAATAACCGTCTGATTGTTGCTATTGCCTCTCGCACTCATAATCATGAATTAGGCCTCAAAGTTGTAGCAACTGAATTGGCTCGGCTATACCGAGATGGTTTAGATAAGCAAGAATTTATCCAAATACGAGACAAAGCAAAAGAGATTAATAGCCGCAATATTAAAGCCGCAAAGCATCGTGATTTTGCCGCTTGGGAAGATAAAATTACTGAAGCGTTTGTACAAGGCAGCTTGTTAGAGTCGCCAGTTGCACGTAGCGAGCGCACTCATCAATGGCTGAATAAGATGACCTTTGAAGAGCTTAACGCACGCATGCGTGAAATGCTTGATACTGAAGACAACTTTTTATACTTCCAAGCTGGTGGCGATCAACAAATCACACTACCAACAACTGCAGAAGTTCGTCAATTGCAGGCTGATATCCAAGCAAATATCAATACTCTTGAAAAAAGTGTGTTGCTAGCCGATGTCAAACCCAAAGCAGCCCAAGCCATCAATACAGCCTCGGTCTCAGAAGTAACGACACCTAATCTGCCAAAAGTGACCTCAAAACCTGGTAGTTGGTCTCCACTTGAATCTGAGCAGTGGCAATATCAACAGCAAACATTAACCTTAAGAAAATACCAGCTAAGCAATGGTGACCAACTGTTGTGGCTTAACAAACCTACCTCTGATAATAAACTGTATATCAAAGCGTTAACTCAAGTAGGTTTTCAAAACAACGCGATACCAGCGTGGCTTGCTCAAACCAGTATACAGTTGTGGCAACAGAGTGGTTTAGCGCAATGGAGTGAAACTGAGTGGCAACAATGGCAAGTGGATAATCCACATTGGCAATGGGAATTTAAAGCCAATGAGCTGGATTTAGCTGCTGTTATAGCACCCGATCAATTAGCAACCTTAATGCAGTTATATCATTTACGAATGAGTACAGGTATTGATAAAGGTGCCTGGGAGTCAGTTAAAAATGACGTTGTTGAACAGGCAAACCGAATTCAACCAAAATCGCAATTTGTCAATCAACAACGTTTCGGTGAATCAACGTTTGATGACATTAACCAAGTTGACGTTGATGCCTTAAACCAAGCAAAAATTGAAGAGCACGCCAAAACTATCTTATCGCAACCAGTCACCTTCTATATCATTGGGGAATTATCGCAAACTGATTTAGAACAGCAAATGAGTCACTCATTGGCGAATATTAGCCGCAAAGCGAGTTTGGATAACAGCAGCAGCATGCAACTTCCAGCTAACCGTGTTGAGTATATTCAAAGCCATGACCAGCAAAAAGCCGAGATTAGTCAGTACGGGTATTTACCGATGCAGTGGACCCCCGAAAATGCATTCTTAGTATCAACGCTGACACCTATTGCGAAAAAAATGCTTAAGAAGAAACTCAGGCAAGAACTCGGCGGCATTTATTCTATCAAATTTGAAATGCGCTTAGATCCTCAGCAGAACAGAGTGGAAACTGAAGTGCATTACACTTGCGCACCAGAGCGTGCTGATGAATTACTTACTGCGACGAATGAAGTGCTTAACAACCTGTCTTCCGCTATTGCTGAACAAGATTTACAACGTATTGTGGAAGATATCTATTTTGCAGAAAAAAGCCGTAATAACAATGCTAACACTTGGCTGAGAAGACTTATTTTATCTGACAAACGTTATAAAAATGCTAGCTATATCAAGCGGTCTGGACAATTACACGACCAGGTAACCCTTGAAGGCTTAGAAGTACTAGCAAAACAAATCTTCCCATTACCACATCGATTAACCTTCATCGATATGCCCGGAGGAAAAAAATTATAG
- a CDS encoding DUF4920 domain-containing protein, producing the protein MKAKKMIAAAIFFSTLVGTAQAATDFGEGVNRDYLVPVSTLMDSPEDYLENTVTIEGTIVGVCEHRGCWMTIASDKRFQTLRIKVKDGEMVFPLTARGKKALATGKLQALRYDLEQTREIKAHYAKEAGEAFDPASVTEPMTMYQLVPTGVSILD; encoded by the coding sequence ATGAAAGCAAAAAAAATGATTGCCGCAGCAATTTTCTTCAGCACCTTAGTCGGCACTGCGCAGGCGGCAACAGACTTTGGTGAAGGTGTGAATAGAGACTACCTAGTACCAGTATCGACCTTGATGGACTCGCCAGAGGATTACCTTGAAAACACGGTTACTATTGAAGGAACCATTGTCGGAGTATGTGAGCACCGTGGTTGTTGGATGACCATTGCCTCTGACAAGCGATTTCAAACATTGCGAATAAAAGTGAAAGACGGCGAAATGGTATTTCCATTAACTGCTCGTGGTAAAAAAGCGTTAGCGACTGGAAAACTACAGGCGCTTCGATACGATCTTGAGCAAACTCGTGAGATTAAAGCGCATTACGCTAAAGAAGCTGGCGAAGCATTCGATCCTGCATCAGTGACCGAGCCAATGACTATGTATCAACTGGTACCGACAGGAGTCAGTATCCTTGATTAA
- a CDS encoding PepSY-associated TM helix domain-containing protein, giving the protein MIKWFKGINWYRLNRNLHRDIGYFCIGFSIIFAVSGIAVNHIADWNPNYAVEKQTKQVDDSDWLALDDQQIIQRMQNSFGLTQTVKSSFWQNKNQFEVFLDDGDTLFWDRRHHQVSYQDIEPRVILQALNKLHLNETRNAWVYFSDLFAGMLIFLALSALFMVKGKHGPAKPKSILLMSLGVFIPAFFLFLS; this is encoded by the coding sequence TTGATTAAATGGTTTAAAGGTATTAATTGGTATCGTCTTAATCGAAACTTACATCGTGATATAGGGTATTTTTGCATTGGTTTTTCAATCATCTTTGCTGTATCAGGGATTGCGGTTAATCATATTGCCGATTGGAACCCTAATTATGCTGTAGAGAAGCAGACTAAGCAGGTTGATGACAGTGACTGGTTAGCACTTGATGATCAACAAATTATTCAGCGAATGCAGAACAGTTTTGGATTAACACAAACGGTAAAGTCCAGCTTTTGGCAGAATAAGAATCAGTTTGAAGTTTTTCTCGATGATGGCGATACACTGTTTTGGGATAGGCGACATCATCAGGTGAGCTATCAAGATATTGAGCCTAGAGTGATCCTTCAGGCATTGAACAAGTTGCACTTGAATGAAACACGCAATGCATGGGTGTATTTCTCTGACTTGTTTGCTGGCATGTTGATATTTTTGGCGCTGTCAGCCTTGTTTATGGTCAAAGGGAAGCACGGTCCAGCCAAGCCAAAATCCATTTTATTGATGAGTTTAGGCGTGTTCATTCCCGCCTTTTTCTTATTTTTATCCTGA
- the alr gene encoding alanine racemase, whose amino-acid sequence MKPFPRAEISRQALQNNLTRLREIAPNSKVMAVVKANGYGHGLLNVAQCVDNADGFGLARLEEALQLRAGGVSAKLLLLEGCFRQSDLPLLVEHQIDTVVHHESQLEMLEQSSLSKPITVWMKVDTGMHRLGFDLEQFNEIYQRLLTCPNVAKPIHLMTHFACADEPDNALTQRQIDAFEQLIKGLPGDVTLANSAATLFWPHSQCDWIRPGIALYGVSPVFGDKGTHHGLTPAMELVSNLIAVREHKAGESVGYGAHWTADNDTRLGVVAIGYGDGYPRNAPEGTPVWLNGRRVPIVGRVSMDMLTVDLGKDATDKVGDLVQLWGKALAVEEVAEHIGTIAYELVTKLTPRVVVDLQQ is encoded by the coding sequence TTGAAACCTTTTCCACGCGCAGAAATCAGTCGTCAAGCGCTACAGAATAACCTCACTCGGCTGCGAGAAATTGCGCCGAATAGTAAGGTCATGGCTGTTGTTAAAGCCAATGGTTATGGACATGGTTTATTAAATGTCGCCCAATGTGTTGATAATGCTGATGGGTTTGGCTTAGCAAGGCTGGAAGAGGCGCTACAACTTCGCGCTGGCGGCGTGAGTGCGAAATTATTACTGTTAGAGGGGTGTTTTCGCCAATCAGATCTTCCTTTGCTGGTAGAGCATCAAATTGATACGGTTGTGCATCACGAGTCTCAGTTAGAAATGTTAGAACAGTCGTCCTTATCTAAGCCGATTACTGTGTGGATGAAAGTGGACACAGGTATGCACCGTTTAGGCTTTGATTTAGAGCAATTTAACGAGATATATCAACGTCTGCTTACTTGTCCTAATGTGGCTAAGCCAATTCACTTAATGACACATTTTGCCTGCGCTGATGAACCCGATAATGCATTAACACAACGTCAAATTGATGCGTTTGAGCAGCTGATTAAAGGCTTACCTGGTGATGTAACTTTGGCGAATTCTGCTGCTACATTGTTCTGGCCGCACAGCCAGTGCGACTGGATTAGACCTGGCATTGCATTATATGGTGTTTCACCTGTTTTCGGTGACAAAGGCACCCATCATGGACTTACACCTGCCATGGAATTAGTGTCTAACCTGATTGCTGTCAGGGAACATAAAGCCGGAGAAAGTGTTGGTTATGGCGCCCATTGGACCGCTGATAATGATACTCGGCTTGGCGTTGTTGCCATTGGTTATGGTGATGGATATCCACGCAATGCTCCAGAAGGCACCCCTGTTTGGTTAAATGGTCGTAGAGTACCGATCGTTGGTCGTGTATCTATGGATATGCTGACAGTGGATTTAGGTAAAGATGCTACAGATAAGGTTGGCGATCTTGTTCAGTTATGGGGCAAGGCGCTTGCCGTTGAAGAAGTTGCGGAGCACATAGGCACCATTGCTTATGAGCTTGTGACTAAACTGACTCCCAGGGTTGTAGTAGATTTACAGCAATAA